In the Bremerella alba genome, one interval contains:
- a CDS encoding BPL-N domain-containing protein: MKTSYLSNAIGLLAIFGSCVWASLVQAKDIENNSPSAKHVRVAIYDHAKDFCKGTKNLKRFLTPENGFVLTVVRPDEIRKGVLHNNYDVLIMPGGSASSQARHLEEEGRDQIRKFVQEGGGYVGICAGAYLCTTNKPYSLGLVNAKVWDLAHWARGTGTVSLEMTSAGCQALKSSDQIVDVNYGQGPMLAPGEDSDLPGYQVLATYKTEVSKKGAPEGTMVGMHAIVRTMYGTGRVIAFSPHPEKPSGPESLMTEGVRWAGRGKTP; this comes from the coding sequence ATGAAGACTAGCTATCTTTCGAATGCCATCGGTCTCTTGGCCATCTTTGGCTCTTGTGTCTGGGCAAGCTTGGTCCAAGCCAAAGACATAGAGAACAATTCGCCGTCTGCCAAGCACGTCCGTGTCGCGATTTATGACCATGCCAAGGATTTCTGCAAGGGCACCAAGAACTTAAAACGATTCTTGACACCGGAAAATGGATTCGTCCTAACCGTGGTTCGACCCGATGAGATTCGCAAGGGAGTGCTTCACAATAATTATGATGTGCTCATCATGCCTGGTGGCAGCGCGAGCAGCCAGGCTCGGCATTTGGAAGAAGAAGGCCGTGATCAAATTCGCAAGTTTGTCCAGGAGGGTGGAGGATACGTTGGCATTTGCGCCGGTGCTTACCTGTGCACGACGAACAAGCCGTATAGTCTGGGTTTGGTCAATGCGAAGGTCTGGGACCTGGCACATTGGGCCCGAGGCACTGGGACTGTTTCACTCGAGATGACTTCCGCCGGTTGCCAAGCCCTCAAGTCATCTGATCAGATCGTTGACGTCAATTACGGCCAAGGACCAATGCTTGCCCCTGGGGAAGATAGCGACTTGCCTGGGTATCAAGTGCTCGCGACCTATAAAACGGAGGTTTCGAAGAAGGGAGCGCCAGAGGGAACCATGGTCGGCATGCATGCCATCGTGCGAACCATGTATGGCACTGGAAGAGTCATTGCATTCAGTCCGCATCCTGAAAAGCCATCTGGACCTGAATCATTGATGACCGAGGGTGTCCGCTGGGCTGGACGTGGCAAAACACCGTGA
- a CDS encoding M14 family metallopeptidase gives MTTCYTTRLGFWTLVSLLATLPFPLLATEKDAPEVPSPEMHLDRPLGADFHVVDWGNVSKYYRMLAKTCPTVKLQTVGKTSEGRDFLAAIISSPENLASLDAIKASAKVIADPRGKSSQEKEDAINNGRLILFVTPTMHSTELAATEMGMQMAWMLATSSEQPWDAMRREAVVVILPSLNPDGIDHVAQWYRQTVGKPYEGTSLPELYQKYTGHDNNRDYFALTQNESRLLTKMLYHEWHPQILWDVHQQGGVRERFFVPPYRDPLNSNIDPLVVSGINAIGARAAMDMLADGCSGVATGVSYDNWWNGGNRAVPARHNIIGILTEAASANWASPVFLERSDLRDPLGRKSYSLSNQFIAPWPGGWWRQADIIEYELSFAESLLGTLSREPKFWLRNKMAAAIRSSTLNENSKRQAWLITTDNEDLGAVIRLVDLLHLSGIDVHVSDSEFIADQRTYPPGTLVIRCDQPNQNMLNDLFELKEFPDDAKAYDVSGWSLPALFGLRVVEVIQPLGSDIQLDPIAGELPQSFLGDENQESLTPKDSRYWTQVIQELNKLSSKKEVKAANNKDKDSADDRTEDIGNEVKSLPRVGVYAPWSASMDEGWLRWTLDHFQMPHTRVRNEMIRAGKLSEDFDIIVIANISATRIENGRRKGSVETAMTGGLDVEGALAIEEFVRDGGKLIVMDDACPWVVDLLRIPLINVLSEDHADGFYCSGSVVRGIPQSDSLTQGLPATIPLMFGKSRAWRTLTSKEKESEDYADSKITPLLRYASRRLLLSGTIEKPQVIENQIGWVRVEQGQGTIILFGFCPHYRGWSHATFHLLMRSILMDPASES, from the coding sequence ATGACGACTTGCTATACCACCAGACTCGGTTTCTGGACTCTCGTATCTTTGCTGGCAACACTCCCTTTTCCGCTGCTTGCAACCGAAAAGGATGCTCCGGAGGTTCCATCACCAGAGATGCATCTAGACCGTCCCTTGGGGGCCGATTTTCATGTGGTCGACTGGGGTAACGTCAGTAAGTATTACCGAATGCTTGCGAAGACATGTCCCACCGTAAAGCTGCAAACGGTGGGCAAGACGAGTGAAGGACGTGATTTTCTGGCCGCCATCATCTCTAGCCCAGAGAATTTGGCGAGTCTTGATGCGATTAAAGCATCGGCCAAGGTTATCGCCGATCCTCGGGGTAAGTCGAGCCAAGAGAAGGAAGACGCGATTAACAACGGTCGGCTCATTCTATTCGTTACGCCAACCATGCATTCCACCGAACTAGCAGCAACCGAAATGGGAATGCAAATGGCTTGGATGCTCGCGACATCCTCAGAACAACCTTGGGATGCGATGCGTCGCGAGGCGGTTGTCGTCATACTGCCATCGCTCAATCCCGACGGGATCGATCATGTTGCGCAGTGGTATCGTCAAACGGTCGGCAAACCATATGAAGGTACTTCCCTCCCAGAGCTATATCAGAAATATACCGGGCACGACAACAATCGCGACTACTTCGCCCTCACCCAAAACGAATCGCGTCTTCTTACCAAGATGCTCTATCACGAGTGGCATCCGCAGATCTTGTGGGATGTGCATCAACAGGGTGGCGTGAGAGAACGCTTCTTCGTGCCACCTTATCGGGATCCTCTCAACAGCAACATTGATCCGCTAGTTGTCTCAGGAATTAACGCGATTGGCGCTAGAGCAGCCATGGACATGTTGGCCGACGGATGTTCTGGCGTTGCCACAGGAGTTTCTTATGACAATTGGTGGAACGGTGGAAACCGCGCGGTTCCGGCCCGGCATAATATTATCGGTATCCTCACTGAAGCGGCCTCGGCAAATTGGGCATCCCCTGTATTTCTGGAACGCTCTGATTTGCGTGATCCGCTAGGCCGAAAGTCATACAGCCTCTCCAATCAGTTTATCGCCCCCTGGCCCGGAGGCTGGTGGCGTCAGGCAGATATCATTGAATACGAACTCTCGTTTGCCGAATCACTACTGGGAACACTCAGCCGCGAACCTAAATTCTGGCTGCGGAACAAAATGGCTGCTGCAATTCGATCGTCTACGCTCAACGAAAACTCGAAACGCCAGGCTTGGCTTATAACGACGGACAACGAAGATCTGGGAGCAGTAATCCGCTTGGTGGACCTACTGCACCTTTCGGGAATTGACGTTCACGTGAGTGATTCTGAATTCATTGCAGACCAACGGACCTATCCTCCTGGAACACTGGTCATCCGCTGCGACCAACCAAATCAGAATATGCTCAATGACTTGTTCGAACTAAAAGAATTCCCAGATGATGCGAAAGCCTACGATGTTTCCGGGTGGTCACTGCCCGCCTTGTTTGGCCTGCGTGTCGTCGAAGTCATTCAGCCGTTGGGTTCCGACATTCAACTCGATCCCATCGCAGGAGAACTCCCACAATCGTTCCTGGGCGATGAAAACCAAGAATCACTAACCCCAAAAGACAGCCGTTACTGGACTCAAGTGATCCAAGAATTGAACAAGCTGTCCTCAAAGAAGGAAGTCAAAGCAGCCAACAATAAGGACAAGGACTCTGCCGACGACCGAACAGAAGATATAGGTAATGAGGTGAAGTCGCTTCCACGCGTCGGCGTGTATGCTCCCTGGAGCGCAAGTATGGATGAGGGATGGCTGCGATGGACGCTCGATCACTTTCAGATGCCGCATACTCGTGTGCGCAATGAAATGATCCGGGCCGGTAAGCTGAGCGAAGATTTCGATATCATTGTGATCGCCAACATCTCGGCGACGAGAATTGAAAATGGGCGGCGGAAAGGTAGTGTCGAAACGGCGATGACGGGTGGACTCGATGTCGAAGGGGCACTCGCCATCGAAGAGTTTGTCCGAGACGGCGGAAAACTCATTGTCATGGACGATGCTTGCCCCTGGGTCGTCGACTTGCTTCGAATTCCATTGATCAACGTTTTGTCTGAAGATCACGCAGATGGTTTTTACTGCAGCGGAAGCGTTGTTCGGGGCATCCCACAAAGCGATTCGCTGACCCAAGGTTTGCCTGCAACTATTCCGTTGATGTTTGGAAAGTCTCGCGCGTGGCGCACACTAACCTCGAAAGAAAAGGAATCTGAAGATTACGCCGATAGTAAGATAACGCCATTGCTACGGTATGCGTCTCGCAGGCTCCTGTTGTCGGGAACCATCGAGAAGCCGCAGGTGATCGAAAACCAGATCGGGTGGGTGCGGGTAGAACAAGGCCAAGGCACCATTATTCTTTTTGGCTTTTGCCCACACTACCGAGGCTGGTCCCATGCGACGTTTCACCTGCTAATGCGATCTATCCTGATGGATCCGGCATCTGAATCCTGA
- a CDS encoding XylR family transcriptional regulator, which translates to MIQRVSACPDRLRIALLVLNESHWSRCILDGIARFALAHGRWDIWMYPRGIGTPSSLPPDWSGQGVISRISNEPLRQSIDQHRLPTVNVSWHGVHSRRFPKVITDPHGGGRLAGEFFVNRGFTNVAYIGPPICYSYQDEVLPEVFKTAENAGCRTFQFVPDPSAPQPDYDYQRRRLVQWVRSLPKPVGIVAWNTVVAREIILTCQAEEINVPNDVAILAVEDDPLVSKLSPIPISYIEQRVENVGFEAARELQRIISGGEPRSEPVLIEPEGIVEKASTNTVFATDAVVREAVRFIQLNKDVAITVTDLTRHLDVSRRSLEERFRKVLKRSPAEEIRLARVNVLKAILQQTNCTLAEISVRSGFSCENSMLRFFKRMTGITPGEFRRHHPQDLLESAD; encoded by the coding sequence ATGATCCAGCGTGTATCCGCATGTCCTGATCGGCTTCGAATCGCTTTGCTGGTCTTGAATGAAAGTCACTGGAGTCGGTGCATTCTCGATGGTATTGCTCGCTTTGCACTAGCACACGGCCGTTGGGACATTTGGATGTATCCACGTGGTATCGGGACGCCGTCCAGCCTTCCCCCGGACTGGAGCGGACAAGGAGTGATCTCCAGAATATCAAATGAGCCATTGCGTCAATCAATCGATCAGCATCGCTTGCCGACAGTCAACGTTTCATGGCATGGCGTTCATAGCCGACGATTTCCGAAAGTGATCACCGATCCGCATGGAGGCGGTCGACTGGCAGGTGAATTCTTCGTCAACCGTGGCTTCACGAATGTGGCCTACATCGGGCCACCGATCTGCTACAGTTATCAGGATGAAGTACTGCCTGAGGTATTCAAGACGGCCGAGAACGCTGGTTGTCGTACTTTTCAGTTTGTTCCCGATCCCTCGGCGCCCCAGCCTGATTACGATTATCAGAGAAGGCGGCTGGTGCAGTGGGTGCGATCGCTACCCAAACCGGTAGGGATTGTCGCTTGGAATACGGTCGTGGCTCGTGAGATCATCCTGACTTGCCAAGCCGAGGAAATCAACGTTCCCAATGATGTCGCGATTCTGGCCGTCGAAGATGATCCGTTGGTATCGAAGCTTTCCCCGATTCCGATTTCCTACATCGAGCAACGAGTGGAAAACGTGGGATTTGAAGCCGCGAGAGAACTTCAGCGGATTATCTCAGGCGGAGAGCCGCGGAGCGAGCCGGTGCTTATCGAACCTGAGGGGATTGTCGAGAAGGCCTCAACCAACACCGTGTTTGCGACGGATGCAGTTGTTCGTGAAGCTGTCAGGTTTATTCAGCTCAACAAAGATGTCGCTATCACCGTTACCGATTTGACGCGGCACCTGGATGTGTCGCGGCGTTCGCTCGAAGAGCGTTTTCGCAAAGTACTAAAGCGATCGCCAGCGGAAGAAATACGATTGGCACGAGTCAATGTATTGAAAGCGATCCTTCAGCAGACCAATTGTACGCTGGCCGAAATTAGCGTGCGTTCAGGTTTCAGTTGCGAGAATTCGATGCTGCGATTCTTCAAGCGAATGACGGGGATCACGCCAGGTGAATTTCGTCGACATCATCCGCAAGATCTTTTGGAAAGTGCGGACTAG
- a CDS encoding carcinine hydrolase/isopenicillin-N N-acyltransferase family protein — protein MKLLYPSRVFAVLGLLSLISAMSATDSLACTTAVISGKVTPDGRPLLWKNRDTRTSLHNEVALITKGKYQAVAVVSAGKRSSVWMGVNEVGFCIENSLSKDLSTKDDSSGPGNGTFMRMALERCKTVDDFRRLLEETNISGRSTVANFGVIDAHGGAALFETGPKTYKLFDANDPVTAPNGYIVRSNFSTTAQKLKSNPPAENLDGIYSGERYLRATCILNEVGFDDISVQDVVRNCCRDMSDDSGNPYPGSVNGPKGELPESIATTNTISRTTTVSAVVFHGVKPGENPKLTTMWTMLGDPKFSIAVPVFPVGEVADPLTDDRGGEIGEIAITLRDWHKTSDGQGIDTDRMTEIWKDLWRTEDALVTTVLEAKQRWSEKGISVSEIRELQRMAGQQAMDAMQQELIEEKNAALSLRAPEPPSFATSLEAAAGK, from the coding sequence ATGAAGCTTCTTTATCCAAGCCGTGTTTTCGCAGTGCTCGGGCTTCTATCTCTCATTTCAGCAATGTCGGCGACCGACAGTCTCGCGTGCACCACCGCTGTAATTAGTGGTAAAGTCACCCCAGACGGACGCCCTCTGTTGTGGAAGAACCGCGATACCAGAACGAGCCTTCATAACGAAGTTGCATTGATTACCAAAGGAAAGTATCAGGCGGTCGCCGTGGTCAGCGCCGGCAAACGCAGCAGTGTGTGGATGGGGGTCAACGAAGTTGGTTTCTGCATCGAGAATTCTCTGAGCAAAGACCTTTCGACCAAAGACGATTCCTCGGGCCCTGGTAACGGAACGTTTATGCGTATGGCGTTGGAAAGGTGCAAGACGGTTGATGATTTCCGCCGCTTGCTGGAGGAAACCAACATCTCAGGCCGAAGCACTGTCGCAAATTTCGGCGTCATCGACGCTCATGGCGGTGCCGCGTTATTTGAAACTGGACCCAAGACCTATAAACTCTTCGATGCAAACGATCCGGTGACTGCCCCTAACGGATACATCGTCCGGTCGAACTTTTCAACGACTGCCCAGAAATTGAAGTCCAATCCACCTGCTGAAAATCTGGATGGCATCTACTCGGGCGAGCGATACCTGCGTGCAACCTGTATTTTGAACGAAGTTGGCTTTGACGACATCTCGGTTCAAGACGTGGTCCGCAACTGTTGCCGGGACATGAGCGATGATTCTGGGAACCCCTATCCCGGTTCCGTTAATGGTCCCAAGGGAGAACTTCCAGAATCCATCGCGACCACCAACACAATTAGCCGCACCACCACCGTCTCGGCCGTCGTATTTCACGGTGTTAAACCAGGCGAGAATCCAAAGCTGACAACGATGTGGACGATGCTCGGTGATCCTAAGTTTTCGATTGCGGTGCCGGTATTTCCAGTAGGCGAAGTTGCCGATCCACTGACCGACGATAGGGGTGGGGAAATTGGCGAAATCGCGATTACTCTTCGAGACTGGCACAAGACTTCTGATGGCCAAGGAATCGATACCGATCGAATGACCGAAATCTGGAAGGACCTCTGGCGAACCGAAGACGCTCTTGTCACGACCGTGTTAGAGGCGAAGCAACGCTGGAGTGAAAAGGGGATCTCGGTCAGCGAAATCAGAGAGCTTCAGCGCATGGCAGGCCAGCAAGCGATGGACGCCATGCAGCAAGAGTTAATCGAGGAGAAAAACGCTGCCTTGTCTCTTCGGGCTCCAGAGCCTCCATCGTTCGCTACTTCCCTGGAAGCGGCTGCCGGCAAATAG
- a CDS encoding BPL-N domain-containing protein, producing MSHVNTLANSNLLLPICVIALTLAVAMPVVAQTSVVTETGPQIRVAVYSHSNGKGNGPTNLKRILIEETGFKTTIVSPAQIRDGVLSDFDVLIMPGGSGSKQAEMLEDVGCEVVKNFVRDGGGYVGICAGSYLASSHYSWSLGLINAKVWDRSHWARGTGTVSLDISPAGCKLLNTEEAELDCYYGQGPLLVPDNKSSLPGYEVLASYGTEIAKKGAPEGSMVGTHAIVRSIYGQGRVICFSPHPETSSGPNSIMAEGVRWAGSGQVE from the coding sequence ATGTCGCACGTAAATACTCTCGCCAATTCAAACCTATTGCTGCCGATCTGTGTGATCGCCCTGACTTTGGCAGTCGCCATGCCTGTGGTGGCCCAGACCTCTGTGGTCACCGAGACAGGTCCTCAGATCCGAGTTGCCGTCTATAGCCACTCAAACGGAAAAGGCAATGGACCTACAAATCTGAAACGCATCCTTATTGAAGAAACCGGCTTTAAAACAACGATTGTCAGTCCAGCGCAAATTCGCGATGGCGTCCTCAGTGATTTCGATGTCCTGATCATGCCAGGTGGATCCGGTAGTAAACAGGCTGAGATGCTGGAAGATGTTGGATGCGAAGTGGTAAAGAACTTTGTTAGAGATGGCGGTGGTTACGTCGGCATTTGTGCTGGCTCTTATCTCGCCTCTTCGCACTATTCCTGGTCGCTGGGTCTGATCAACGCCAAGGTGTGGGATCGCTCTCACTGGGCTCGAGGAACAGGAACGGTTTCGCTTGATATCTCTCCTGCTGGCTGCAAACTTCTAAACACGGAAGAAGCCGAACTTGATTGCTACTATGGTCAAGGACCACTGCTTGTTCCTGATAACAAATCTTCGTTACCAGGCTACGAAGTCCTTGCGTCCTATGGGACCGAAATCGCTAAAAAGGGTGCACCAGAAGGATCGATGGTCGGGACACATGCGATCGTGCGATCGATATACGGTCAGGGGCGCGTAATCTGCTTTAGCCCTCATCCAGAGACGTCTAGCGGCCCCAACTCCATCATGGCCGAGGGCGTTCGCTGGGCCGGTAGCGGCCAAGTCGAATAG
- a CDS encoding DUF1559 domain-containing protein, whose product MKSNVSIPKPRGAFTLVELLVVIAIIGILIALLLPAVQQAREAARRMQCQNNFKQMGLALHNYHDIFGGLPAAYYRDPDYYNRGWGWQSMILPQIEQSALYDVMEVSTKRIPRDPDQYTQTVLSAYRCPSDTGPDQNPERNDQGMSNYIAVQGSDSSGGYRSSSDDLGDYGGFMFQVSFIKFRDATDGLSHSLMVAERSFVDKAPERPWAGGQWVGVTYSAGYAGVMRCVWDNDNYKLNGENTWAFSSNHPGGVQFLVGDGSVDFLPETIDGTTLIRLGQRNDGEVVGAF is encoded by the coding sequence ATGAAGTCAAATGTTTCTATCCCGAAACCTCGCGGGGCATTTACCTTAGTTGAACTGCTGGTCGTTATCGCGATTATTGGAATCCTGATTGCACTGCTTTTACCTGCTGTTCAACAGGCGAGAGAAGCCGCACGCCGGATGCAATGCCAGAACAATTTCAAGCAAATGGGCTTGGCGTTGCACAATTATCACGACATCTTCGGCGGCTTGCCGGCGGCTTATTATCGTGACCCAGACTATTACAATCGCGGTTGGGGCTGGCAATCTATGATCCTCCCCCAGATCGAACAGAGTGCCTTGTACGATGTAATGGAAGTTTCCACGAAAAGAATTCCTCGTGATCCCGACCAGTACACACAGACGGTGTTGTCTGCGTATCGCTGTCCGTCAGATACAGGTCCTGATCAGAACCCGGAACGCAACGATCAAGGGATGTCGAACTACATTGCCGTTCAAGGGTCTGACAGCTCCGGCGGTTACCGTTCCAGTTCGGACGATCTTGGCGACTACGGTGGTTTTATGTTCCAGGTGAGCTTCATTAAGTTCCGTGACGCTACAGATGGACTAAGTCATTCGCTGATGGTTGCCGAGCGTAGCTTTGTCGACAAGGCACCCGAACGACCATGGGCTGGTGGGCAATGGGTAGGCGTGACCTATAGCGCAGGTTATGCCGGCGTGATGCGATGCGTCTGGGACAACGATAATTACAAACTCAATGGTGAAAACACTTGGGCTTTCTCAAGTAATCATCCCGGAGGTGTTCAGTTCCTCGTTGGCGATGGCTCGGTTGATTTCCTTCCAGAAACGATCGATGGAACGACGCTTATTCGGCTGGGTCAAAGAAACGATGGTGAGGTAGTCGGAGCGTTCTGA
- the ggt gene encoding gamma-glutamyltransferase codes for MIRYHHFCTFALFAIGGLLSNLVSPTLSAEEIVRPPRKPVEVVQGKLGVVTSDTPLASEVGRDILAKGGNAVDAAIGVAFALEVTWPEAGNIGGGGFMMIAPPDEEVVCINYREKSPANVDTKSFVNWKQRKHIRMAGVPGTVRGMALAHEKYGKLPWHEIIAPSIDLAREGIVVDPYLAYSLNLVFSVDYIQKLPRFAEFRRVYGNPNGRPWKPGDKLVQADLAKTLTLIAEDGPSVFYEGAIAQKIAAESKRGGGLITLEDLKQYTAQVLPAVEGEIGPYTVFGAPLPSSGGTTVLMQLRMLEALEFPTQSDDFWTVEQVHLMTEVMRRGFRERAAWLGDPDFVTVPTDITSEEHAWQLASTIDTSQATPSEDIAGDIPLAEGPYESSETTHFSVIDKDGLAVSNTYTLESTYGCRIVVPGTGMLLNNEMGDFNWYPGYTDRKGKIGTEPNLIAPGKRMLSSQSPTIVRENGKTKLLIGSPGGRTIINTVTEIVMQTLILDRPLDEAIDGPRFHHQWFPDAIRFEASDNGLFDEMKPKLEAMGHEIEANDVWRQGCANGIIVDLETGEARGVSDWRRGGGARAVE; via the coding sequence ATGATTCGATATCATCATTTTTGCACTTTCGCATTGTTCGCTATCGGAGGGCTGCTGAGCAACTTGGTCAGCCCAACGCTCTCGGCTGAGGAAATCGTTCGACCGCCCCGTAAGCCCGTCGAGGTTGTCCAAGGAAAGTTGGGTGTCGTCACCTCGGACACTCCACTCGCCTCTGAGGTCGGTCGAGATATCCTCGCCAAAGGTGGAAATGCCGTTGATGCAGCGATTGGGGTTGCGTTTGCCCTGGAGGTGACCTGGCCGGAAGCCGGAAACATCGGCGGCGGTGGTTTCATGATGATTGCTCCGCCTGACGAAGAGGTGGTTTGCATTAACTACCGTGAAAAGTCCCCCGCAAATGTCGACACGAAAAGTTTCGTGAACTGGAAACAACGCAAGCATATTCGCATGGCGGGTGTTCCCGGCACGGTTCGGGGGATGGCGTTGGCACATGAGAAGTATGGCAAGTTACCGTGGCATGAGATCATCGCTCCCTCAATAGACCTTGCTCGTGAGGGCATCGTTGTTGACCCCTACCTCGCGTACTCACTGAACTTAGTGTTTTCGGTGGACTATATCCAGAAGTTGCCACGCTTTGCTGAGTTTCGCCGCGTTTATGGTAATCCTAACGGTCGTCCCTGGAAGCCAGGCGATAAGCTCGTACAAGCGGATCTTGCCAAAACGCTTACATTGATTGCGGAAGATGGCCCGAGTGTGTTCTACGAAGGAGCAATCGCCCAAAAGATTGCGGCCGAGTCGAAACGCGGCGGGGGCTTGATCACGCTGGAAGACCTTAAGCAGTACACGGCCCAGGTCTTGCCGGCTGTGGAAGGAGAGATTGGTCCCTATACGGTGTTTGGTGCTCCTCTACCATCGTCAGGAGGTACGACCGTCTTAATGCAGTTGCGGATGCTGGAAGCCTTGGAATTTCCAACCCAGTCGGATGATTTTTGGACGGTCGAACAGGTCCACCTTATGACAGAGGTGATGCGCCGCGGTTTCCGCGAACGGGCCGCATGGTTGGGAGACCCCGACTTTGTCACCGTACCGACCGACATTACTTCCGAAGAACATGCCTGGCAACTCGCCTCGACCATCGATACCTCGCAAGCTACGCCAAGTGAAGATATCGCCGGAGATATCCCGCTCGCTGAGGGACCTTACGAGAGTTCGGAGACGACTCACTTCTCAGTAATTGATAAGGACGGACTAGCCGTCAGCAATACATATACGCTTGAATCGACCTACGGTTGTCGAATTGTCGTTCCGGGCACCGGTATGCTGTTGAACAACGAGATGGGGGATTTCAACTGGTACCCTGGGTACACGGACCGAAAAGGGAAGATTGGCACTGAGCCGAACTTAATCGCCCCAGGCAAACGCATGCTTAGTTCACAGTCACCAACTATCGTGCGTGAGAACGGTAAGACCAAACTACTAATCGGTAGCCCCGGTGGCCGCACAATTATCAATACCGTCACGGAAATTGTGATGCAAACACTGATCCTGGATCGTCCACTTGATGAAGCGATTGATGGACCTCGCTTTCATCATCAATGGTTCCCAGATGCTATTCGTTTTGAAGCCTCCGATAACGGACTGTTTGACGAGATGAAACCGAAGCTGGAGGCAATGGGACACGAGATCGAAGCGAACGATGTCTGGCGACAGGGATGCGCGAACGGGATTATCGTCGACCTGGAGACTGGCGAAGCGCGCGGCGTTTCCGACTGGCGGCGCGGAGGCGGTGCGCGGGCGGTCGAGTAG